ATTCATTGTTTATATGTCtgtgataaataaatgttacttaCTATTACTTTTGTGCATGGTGcaatattatttatagtttGCAGAAAAGGAACTcgtaaaaagaaatattgagaGTCCACACACAGATAAAAGAGAggacaacatttaaaacaaagaatttaTTCACATCATCAAAAgagaaaacaacatatttaaacaagGAATTTTTTCACATCATTGAAagagaaaacaacatttttacttttaaataaagaatgtattcaCAATCATTTAATCTAAAATGTTTAACACTTATTTATGACtgataaataagaaacacaatACTGAAAaagcttaaaattaaaatatgattaaatgtAGTTGGTAAGAAagagaaatatttcaattttaaatattattctaaaaatgaagaaaactgtataatcattaaaacatatgaaacaaataaaatcctATACGTGATATCAGTGACCTGAGATAGAATATACAGTTATAttacacaaaatacacaaaaactcTGGGCTTTTCCAAACATGTACTTCAGATTGATCTCATATCGAGCTTAAACTAAACAATTtagtttaatatgttatttgaGGCGAAAAAAGTGAAACTGCTTTAATCTAATTGAATGTGACAATTAATAGCATCTTTAAAGTAGTTGAACCATAGCCAAATCAAGTATGTGTTTGTTTAGAGCTACACGATATACGTCAAGGTTATTGAGCATAATTGTAAATTCCAAACAACATGTTATTAAAGGTTTGAAAATACGATACAGCCAACTTGGTAAACAGGGATTTTGCccacacatttttttatcagaaatcaAACTGGAAATACCATCATGAAAGTGTTGaaaaatttgcttttaaatgaAGGAAAACCCcacttttttatgttattgttcaaTTTTAGTCCTTCACATTGGGTTGATTGTTCGTATCGTTGATTAAGTTAACAGCATTGTTAGCAGCtttaaaaggtgaaatattcatgatgtgttaatacaattaataaaattaggTTCAACTGGGACAGCTGTCTTAAACCTTGATTTAAATACTGCAAATCCCAAATTTGCACATGAATGTTCTAAAGAAATGAAGATTAGAAAgctaaaaatgatgatttttaaacaatgttgttaacttgaGAATTCTCGAAAAAGTGGCCCAAATTGtcttacaaattaaaattacaagTTCTTCACATAGTAACACAAGatattgaagtttaaaattaaacactacatgtataatattattgCATATGCCAAAATAACAAGCAAAACCACAATGTACTTAAATAGAATGACTAGAGATATAAAAACCTAAGAAAAGCTATGTGTATTGCATATCCCCAGTTTACAAGCGAAATCTAAATACTTGTACGGAACTCAATATGGAATGGCTTAATAAGTATAAAAGATACTTAATTTTGGAGATAAAGTAAATAAGTACAAAAAATGCTTCAATCTCAAGGATAAAGTTTGTGGGTCTTCGAACACCCACATAAAGCCATTATTGCCAGCGAAAGATCACAGTTTACATGCGACTATATCGTGAGATGACCTGGTTACAATTAGGGCAGGAGTGAACAACGTCCTTGCATGCGTCACAGCAGAATGGCAACAGGCAACACCCCATGTCACACCTAAAATGGTTGACATTTCAAATCGTTTGAGTATAGACAAAGACACATCAGCGTGACACTGAACATGAATATGAGATCTCTTAAAATAGTGTTATCATAAGCCGTTTGATATCATAGCTAAATATAAAgtacaaataacaaacatttatttctataCTGTATCATATACAAAGAAAAAGTACAATGTTTGTAATATGTAGGTACATACCCAATCAGACAGAGTCCAATACACCAGAGATAGGCACAGGTCCCAGTCTCAAAGGAGGTCGTAGTCGAAATATCAGCATGGCAATGGGGGCATCTGAAAaacagttacttccctttgtttaatacataacatttgatttaaatgggTATTGCTTTGGAAAACACCCCAGCTTATAATGTTTCAATCATGATCTTAagcaaaatcaaatatatttaaagtgatattttttaGTTCATTGCATAAATTCTGACTTATCAGAGTCTAGCATCCAAACAATCTGGTTAGGACAATAGGAGTTaatttttgtaataattgttgCAACAAAAATTATATTCATAGTTACAGATATGTAGATGagcatgtttgtaaaatgcagtCTATAAAggtgttcatacatgtatatcaatatgtttCTATCGAAATGGGG
Above is a genomic segment from Mya arenaria isolate MELC-2E11 chromosome 2, ASM2691426v1 containing:
- the LOC128225232 gene encoding lipopolysaccharide-induced tumor necrosis factor-alpha factor homolog; amino-acid sequence: MVVVGQPACASFRDGTVLMRCPHCHADISTTTSFETGTCAYLWCIGLCLIGCDMGCCLLPFCCDACKDVVHSCPNCNQVISRYSRM